A region of the Arachis hypogaea cultivar Tifrunner chromosome 15, arahy.Tifrunner.gnm2.J5K5, whole genome shotgun sequence genome:
ttttaaatattaataaaaataattttataataaaaatattaatattaactaatgaaaaattaattctgcatttttttttatattcttatttaCTTGACCAAACAAATCAAATAAGTCCAAGAGAGAATGTGAACTACTGAGCTCTGAGTATAGGCTAGTTCAAGCTTATCATGTTGACAATAAGTCAATAACCATGCAAGCAAAGTTAAGCTTGGATACCATCTCATCATATAATATCATATGCTCATAGATTGGGTAGAGATCCGATAGCATTGGCCACTATTAAGTTGAATGATTTGAGTGCTACATATTCTTGAtctgatttaattaaataaaaatttacttgGACATGAATTTTGTGAATTAGGAAATTTGTGACCAAGAGTTAGTCCTAAATGTCTAGTGTAAATTAgccaaaattgataaaaaaaaaaaaattataacaatgtTCAAACTTTTTAActaatactcttttttttttttaatttcaaaataactgtcatttttttatttattaaaaaattaatgtatcTAGTAATCTAGATATCTAACAAACGGTATAAACattattatgattttattataattttacaaACAACAAACGGTTAAGATTTTATAAtgtttaatttgataaattttttactttttaaataatttataaaaaataatttttaaaaaataattttttaaaagttataatatttatatttatatttaatatattaaattaaaaataaattttaataaatataagtaacAACAAACgtgttcaataaaataatttttaaaaatttaaaaatattataataaatattaatataaaaattaaatttaaatattaattaatatataaaattatattaaattttttattttaataaatacaaattaatttttaaaaactgtAAACACAAACTAATTCATCAACAGTTTTTTCCATGGATATACAAACTGTtgcaaagaaaagaataaaaaataattgtacaTACTTTCTTGAGACTAAAACCCTAAAGTGGTCCCTGAGATTAGGCGAGTTACCCATACTTGTCCTTGACTTTCAAAATTTCTTAATAGCATCCCTCACATTCAGCTCCGAGACCCATAGTTGCCCTGCAACCCTTTTCGGTGCCAAGTCAGTAAACGGAGGGATGATCTGGCACCTCCAATACCACGCTAGAGCCAAGTGAAACGACGCAGTATTGATTTGGCGCCCAATGAAAAAGTAAACGACGTCGTTCTTAAGTTGAAGCCCTTGAAAACGGTTTGCCTTCACCATATTTGTTTGAACACTCTCACACTTCGTCTCCTCTCCTCTACGCTCAGTCTTCGTCTTCCCATTCTCTCATCAATGGTAGCGACTTAGCCTCGTCTTCCCCGTCTCTTCCACTGTCACACTTCGTTTGAAgagtttggtgttcctttggAGGCAAGTGGTTTCTCTGTCTTCTGCATCGTTGAAGTATGTGTTGgttgaaataatttttgaatttatttcatGAATCAATATATGATGAAGGTGTATGATTGCCTTGTTACTGTGTTGGGTTGTCCTAGAGTTTCATGGCTGCATTACCTTAAAGGATTGTATTTAAGAATTTTTGTTAGGACAAAAGGTTTGGTGTGTATATGCTCTGTTTTTTGGCAATGAAACAGAGATTTTTTCAATAGTGGGTTAATGCATGTTGGTGACTGTGATATTAATGCAGAGGATTTTAATATGATGTTGAAGTCCTCTTATACGATTGTGTGAAATTTaatggttttgatttgttggTGCAGATGGATGTGTTGTTGGATATAATGTTTCATCATGGAGGAAACTTTGAGAAAGATGATGAAGGAAATTTGAGATATACCCCTGATAACTTAACTTGCCTAGATGATCTGGATGAGGATACCTTGGACATTTTCTTCATAAGGAATTATTACAAGGAGTTAGGCTATGACAAGATCCTTCATTGTTGGTGGCTAGTCCCCGGAAGGACGTTAGAAACTGGATTAAGGAATCTAAAGAGTGACAACGAGCTTAGGGAGATGTGTTTCCTTGCTCACAAGAATAATGAATTGGTGGATGTGTATTTTGAGCATGGGGTGTCATCTCCAGATTATTTACAAGATGAGGAGGAAAAGACGGGCATGGACAATACAGGAGTGGTTGttgcagaagaagaaggtgcTATGGTCACTCCTAATGACAAAACGAGAAACCCCAGCAGTGAATCCCCCCAAAATAAGTCAACGCCTGTCAACATCATTGACATTCCTAACCCTCCAATTAATCCGACTCCTCCTACTACTCCAACACCTCCAACTATGCCAGAATCTGTCACGAATCCAAAACCTCCAAGTCAGGAGAAGTCTCTTGCCAATCCAAATGATCAATCTCAGGTAAAGCCTGCTACTAATCAAAAGCCAAAATCTCCCACTAATCCACAGTCGAAGCCTCCTATTAATCAAAAGCCAATGCCTCCTACGAAGCCTATTCTCCCTAAAAGTGTGTCAACAGCAACATCCAACTCCACACTAAAATCCACATTCAAGAAGAAAACGACAACAACCACCCATAATTTTAGGCCTTGTACGAGGAGTGTTGCTAAGGGAAAGGCGATGTTGCAAGCACGACAGGAGGGAGGTGATGCACTATCCTCTGATTCATATGATAGTGACGAAGATAGTTTGTATAAGCCAATGATCGAAGATAGTTCTTcgtctgatgatgatgattatgataatGATGTTTGTAAGGCTAAGACTGTTAAAAAAGACATCAGATTTAAACATGCTCCTGCTACTGCGTTTGCTAAGGATAAAGAGCAAGTTACTATTGAGGATGATGCATTTGTTGAGGAGGTCTCAGATGGGGATGTGGACCTATGCTTTGTGGGTGGAATAGGGAATGAtgcatataatgcatatgatccAGGGGTTGACTCAGATGGGGCAAATTCATGGCATTCTGAAGAAATGAAGACTCCCCCGAATTCAGAGGATGAGGGGGCAGATGAGGAGTCCGAAGATGTTTGTTCTGTGTTCAGAGAAGGTATAAGATTTGGAGAACTGCAACTGGAAGTTGGCAtgaaattcaacacaaaataGAACTTTAAAGAGGCTGTTAGGGAGTTCACAATCCAAGAGGGCAGACGGATTAGGTTCAGGAAGAATGACAATGTGAGGATGAGGGCTACATGTCAGGTGAAAGGATGTAATTATAACCGCATCCTCTGATATACTACAATTCTTGTAGGCTGCTGAAGTTTGTACCATCACTAAGTCAAGACCGGATAAGCTCCCACCAAAGAGAAAATCATCTATCTCACCAACTTCTGCCCATGCGCCAGTTAATCCCATGCAAGGTGCTAGCTCAGGAACAGCTGCAAGACTTGGCAGTATCCTCAAGTTCATTCCCACTCCGGGATTATTCAAGGCACCTAGGAAGAAAAATTGAAGACTCTTGCTTGTTGTATTGGGAGTTATTTTATATAAGACAATTTGAAAGTAATTTTGTATAACATGCTTGTTCGGTTAGGTTTATTTTGTTACCAGACATAtggttatgtttattttgttagcATCACCTTCTTATGGCTTTGTAAGGCAGTCAAAACTTATGAATCATGACtttgttaatttaaaatgataaatatattTTGCTATTGCTATATTTTGCTATTGCTATATATCCAGATTTTCTTTAGTGGTACAAAAACAGTTAGTATCTCTAACAGGTTGGCTAACACAGTTACATGTTGAGCAACCTTTTTTCATTCATGCAAATATTATACATATGAACTCAATCGCATCATTACTCAACATTGAGATCAAAGTTTGCAAAATACCACTAGTAAGAACAACAGCATTACAGAAACAACCATAAACAATAATTTGATCATAAATTTTTGACTCCTAACATCCGATTCTAATTTTTTCAGCCTCCAACTTTCTATCATCTTCTGCTCATCATTATAGTTAAGACTTTCTGATTTTGCAGACACAGCCTTTTGCCCAACATCTGCCCAAACAAACAAACCACACCATCTTTTACCAATTGTCTGCAATCAACGAATGTTTCAATAACCAAATTAGAAGTTGGGGAAGGAATGAAAAATCAGgaaaaatcaacaattatagCTAACATTATAATTTGGCCATCCAAAAAAGGGCTTATTTGGGTTGGAATATGTCCCAAACCACCGAAGCATAGGTCGGCAGCCGCAACCACACCATTCTGGTACACGCGTAGTCCTGCTACGATTTTGGGTCTTTGCCCTGTATCCATTGCTTGTTGACCGTATCGAGTTCCCACTGGCTTGCCCTTCACCTCCAAACATTGCTTCAGAGCTTCAATGGTGGACCAGAATTATGGGAcgaaggaaagaagaagagataCTAGTTATAATAACGATTCTTAGCTTTTAGGGTTTTAATGGAACCAGATACCACATTGGGTACAAAATTCAGATTCGCCACATCAGCTAGCCGTTGCTGGCTCCAGCGTGGTATTAGAGGTGTCAGATCATCCCTCCATTTGCTGACTTGGCGTCGAAAAGGATTGCAGGGCAATTATGAGTCTCGGAACTAAATGTGAGGAATGATGTTAGTAAATTTTAAAAGTCAAAGACAAATATGAGTAATTCGTCTAATCTCAGAAATCACTTTGAGGTTTTAGTCACTTTCTTAAAGTATATCTAGAACTAATTAAATAAATCAGAGCACAAAATTCAATAAACATATTGAGACAATAAGTCACGGAAACCGCAACCGCGAGTGGGACACACATATTATAAGATTACACACTTTGGATTTTGTCCTTAGTGATGTGGAAAAAGAGAAATGAGGATCAACTCTAAcacaaatcacagaaaaacataaaaatataaaaaaaataaccacACATGATTTTGTTGATGATATGTATGGAATGAAACATGAATATGCCAACACATATGAATACGTGGCCACCTTTTAGCATTGGAGAAACCAGGTGTCTCACCAAAGTGTTGCTCTTATACACCACTTTCACAACACTTTTCACCCATGCAAAAGAccccttcttctttctctctcgtTATCATCACCACCCTTTATCAAAGTTCCATTCTTTTCATCACTACTACTACTATTTTGTTGCTGAAAAGAAAACAACATCAAGAATATATCTTCTCTTCTAAGCTTTCTTTTTGTGAATTAAGGAACAACAATAACACATATACACATTGACATTTTAAGGAACATAAGAACataaacatacatatatatatttgttgtgtTTGAAGGAAGAATCTTAATTAGTAGCATTATATTATGGCTACTAGAAGATATGCTTTTGGGAGGGTTGATGAGGCAACACACCCTGATTCCATGAGGGCTACCTTAGCTGAATTTGCATCCACTTTCATCTTTGTCTTTGCTGGAGAAGGCACTGGCCTTGCTCTAGGTCTGTATTTCAATAAATTCATGGTTTTATTTGAATGTCTTCTTGTCCATTTGTATTGATTAGGTTATATACAATATAGTAAGGTTACACTTAAATAATATAGTTATGGTCTTATAACTTTTTTAGTTCTATGAAAAATTTTCAGTCTAATTGtagtttcctttttttttttttttttacaaaaaaaattgtttttcatgCTTTCTAGgaacaaatatatattaatttttcccCTTACTTTAAAAATATTGCTTAAAAAGTTGAAGGTGAGATTTAATTTAAGGTAGCTTGGATATTTTTGTATTATTGTGTTGATCTAAACTaactactttaatttaatttaatttattaatcatATAATCAAGAATAATAGATGCATGCTAGATTACTTGAtggatttttatatatttattttataattacagATAGGATATACAAGGATGAAGCATTCTCAGCTGGAGAACTGTTGTCACTTGCACTTGCACATGCATTTGCACTATTTGCGGCGGTTTCTGCTAGCATGCATGTCTCCGGTGGTCATGTCAACCCGGCGGTGACCTTCGGAGCTCTCATCGGCGGCAGAATCTCCGTCGTCCGTGCCATCTATTACTGGGTTGCTCAACTTCTAGGTTCTATAGTGGCTTCCCTCTTGTTGAGGCTTGTCACCAACAACATGGtaatatacaaattttttattgagcTTTAGCTTTAAGCTATTATTAGTTAGGTCAATTGAAAATAAAGTTTAGGCAAAATCATCACATCatgtaaatattatattatatgtatggtctcctgttttagggttttcttaattattattaactatgtcaatcacaaaataaattaagaaacttataatatttatgtatttggatataatttatattagtaTACATTAAATTTTGAAGCGATTAAATTTTTGGAGTGACAAATGTTTTAAAtgaatagaattaaaaaaaaaaagaaggaggagaaaattAGATTAGAATTTAATCCTTTGGATCAAGTTACTCTTAAAATTTGGGTAAGGGTCTAATGATTAAttctgtattttattattttactaagttcatattttttaattttttcttgatctatttttttttttttgcattgaaATGGGTGAATGTAGAGACCAGGAGGGTTCCATGTGACATCAGGGCTTGGAGCAGGACATGGGCTTATACTTGAGATAGTGATGACATTTGGGCTTATGTATATAGTATATGCCACTGCTATTGATCCCAAAAGGGGTTCTATTGGGGCCATTGCACCTTTGGCAATTGGGCTCGTTGTTGGAGCAAACATCCTTGTTGGAGGCCCATTTGATGGGGCCTGCATGAACCCAGCACTTGCTTTTGGGCCTTCCTTGGTGGGCTGGAGATGGCACTACCACTGGATCTATTGGGTTGGCCCACTCATTGGAGCAGCCATTGCAGCAATCATGTATGAGTACATTATCATCCCAGTTGAGCCTCCTCATACTCATCAACCTTTGGCTCCTGAAGATTACTAGCTACCTCTACCTCTGCCCTAATAATACTGTAtcgaaatattttaattttaatgtatgctttgtgttttttttttttttttgggttaatttTGTAGTGGGGTTTCTCTTTGTGTCTTGTGTATGCATTTTACTTCCAATTATGTGTATTTTGGGTTTTATTTAAACCCAAAAGAAAAGACTTTGTTGTTTGTGGGTTTATCTTTGTTGTCCTTTGTCTGTCTTtactttttgaataaaatatgaaCCTTATTTTGTATAGCAACACACTTCTATGTAACCTTAATAAATTTGATGATGCATACCCTTTCAAGTTCTTTGTTgtcattttagtatttttataagctcttatatttattaatataaaatatatattaaataaaaatgttatttatatattaagattagtgtgtaatttaatttaatttttaatatatattttatattgatggttgattttggtaaatacataatataatcgtATATTAAAATATGAGATGTACAATGAAATGCACAGCCTACATTGAAAATAGTAAAACAcgaatactatatatatatatataaaagaaagaatgacaatattaaaataaaacaatgaATCCTCTAGAGAGGAATGCTTCATGAGagacatttatatatatatattccaaacGAAGATGAGTGTCTACAAGTAACAACAAAAACATTACACATCtacagtgtgtgtgtgtgtgtttgccTGTAAAATCTGGCAACCCAAGGAGCAAGTTCAGTGTTATGAGGAGTTCTTGGGTTGGCAGAATAATAGTCAGACCAAAAGCAAGGATTGAGTCTCTCAGAAAATTTGTTTTCAGCATAAATGCAAAATGGTAGCCAATTTTCACCTCCATTCAttctcctcttcctctccctTGGATATGCCAATGGTGCTTGCACATACCTTCAATGCAATGCAATTATTAGGAAGAAACACTTTAGATCATACAAGTTCTGATACCATGTGATGAACCATTTATTCCAAAAGATTAAACTGATAGGAAGAATCACATAAATACCTATATTTCTAACATTTGATGAAATTCTACAATCATCATTAATGTACAAATACCTGATACCATCAACAACAGCATCCCAACAAAAGTGAGTATGGCCAAACACATGGCAAGCAGATGATGAATCCTTCCTTCCCTCAGCACCATGAATAGACCTTATTCTATCTTCAAGAGAGTCTGAACCAATTATTTTTGGAAGCTTAGGATAAAATAACATCCTCTTCTCTGGACACAGTTCCTGCCTGTCAATCATATAAAGCCACAATCAGAATAAATATCATATGCAAAGAAGAATAACCAAGAATTTAAGCAAAGCATCAAAGCAACAATTTCAATGACAGGTTGATTTATCACCTTGGAACAAAATGGGAAAAGGTAATAATGTGATCACATTTCATCTTAACCTCCTCCATCATCTCCAGTTGCTTATCATTAATGGCATCAAAATACATTGAAAGGGACATATCTCCATTTGAAAGTCCTTGTGGCCACTTACACGCATGGAAGTCTTTACATGCCTAtcgaaaaatataatagaaaaagaaaaaaaaatcattttaggTACAAATTCACATCAAGATCAGTCTATTTGGCAGCATTTATGCCGATCAAGATCAAAATCAACCATGACTTTCAGATCCATATAAAGAATGGTAAAGCAATCCCAGAGCAacataaagaaataaaaacaagATTGCTATTAGAAATGGATATTTCTATAATAATCTGTGCACATAGTATTCTGGATCTAAACAGACACAAGGTATTGTAGTTCCCTAATGGAGATCTTACAGGAAGTCTGGAACAGAAACCGAACAATGGAGTGTTTACCGTAATATCACATAATCTTAGGGGAGATCAATATAAGTTATTGCTAAGAGATAATAACATGAAGTTCTTATGCAGGCACTCCTTAATTGAAAAAATGGCTTACTAGGAGTAAAGAGAATAGTCACCATCTCCAAAGGCGGGATGTGAAATCCCGTTATGTCCTTCTCTCTGTCAAAGCTCTGCGAAAGAAGATGATTGAACATTCAAATAGACTGCCCTTAAGCAGCAAATTGGATCCGGCATATCATGGTATGAAAGAATTAGGAGGTAACAAAATTTGGCACTATGGAAGTAATCACCTCATGGTACCAAGAGAACAAGGGAATGATTCCTAATTCACCTATAACCATTGGTTGTGTTTCAACTCCAAGTGCCTTACATGCTTCAAGCAACTTATCCAGCTTTTCAACAGAATCAACCTAATGACATATCAATGAAAACTTTATcagaataaaaggattatatagtACATAAAGGAGCCAAGCCAACAACATCAATGCATATATTGACAAACAATGGTTGCATATTTAAATTCTAGCTATTAGGCCACCCTTTTCTCCTAATTTGAGTCACATAAAACTCAATTCTCTAGGCTATAGATATCATAACTTCATCAATAATAGCTTGTAAATTCTAGTACTAACACATGTATTTGAGCTACAcagaacaataacaacaactaaGTTGTGTCTTGCTAGGTGCGATTGGCTACATGGACCAAATCAAAACCATAGGGTTCTGTCATAGACCATATCTATGTTCAGCATATAATGCAATGACCTTACATATTTTTGTCCCTCGCGACGGCACCAAAGGTCATGATTTCCAGGCACATAGAACACATGCTCAAATCTTTCTTTCAAGAGAGACATTGTCACAACAAACAAGTCATATGTCTCAGAAACATCACCAGCCACAAGAAGAATATCATTCACGTTGTGCTTCACATTGTTCAGGCACTTCACCCAATTCAAGTTCTCAGCATAGTCAGTGTGCAAATCAGACACAACAAACACACGCAAACCCTCACCGTTCCCCAAAGGAGAAGGAAACTCTATCTGGGGCCTTGAAATTCCACCCCTTTTCATGTGTCTCCCATAACTGCTTTTAACAGATACTTGTTTGGAGAAACAAACAGAGTGGTGAGGATGTTGATACAGTGTGAGACACGAAGGGTTAAACCTCACCACCATGAGCACACCCCAAAAAGCTGAAACCAAAAAATTCAATCTTTGATCTGCAATGATTCAAATTCACCACAAAAACATTGTCATATTAGTCAAATGGGAAAAGGGTTGTTGATAATTAGCTTCTAACAGCATAATTGGGTTCAAATTTTGCAACTTGAAGTAATACATAGGAGTTcgatctaataaaaaaaaaaaaaaacgtgttaGACGCAGAGAAAGATCTGGGGACCTGAACCCGGTCAAGCAAACGAATTTGTAGAATATTCAGATTGGAAAATCGAAAAAGAACTCAACTTGATGCTAAATTGCTGAAGGGTCACTCAAAAATGTGATTGTGAGTTGAATAAGGAAATTAGCTGCAAACAACCCTAAAATTAACTCCCTTGTTCGTTAGTttgttcagttttttttttttttttttttttttttttcattctagtTGCTGCAGCTGCTGTcatattttattcatttaaaaaaaacaatTAGAAAAACTATTAAaagataaagaaataaataatacatatcataataaaatgtataataaataaataaaattaattttatcattttaaaatattttatttttttaattaaaaatctactaaaaataattatttgctaaacaattatttaattattcttctaatttttatgtCAAATTAATTAGACTATTagctaatacttttattttttcaagAATTAATATGTTGTATATCTaaacttaatttaaaattatttatgattaataaattattatatataaaatataatttaaattaataatatttatttaagctATCGAATAAACTAAATTAGATTGGTTAGCTATTAGTCAATACTTGATACTAATTGTTTTAAAGCAAGAACATAATGGAAAACAAGTGAATGATAGTAACTTAATGAATgacataacaaatttaaaataggaCAAGGGGTATTCGGTTTA
Encoded here:
- the LOC112751574 gene encoding probable aquaporin TIP-type alpha, which encodes MATRRYAFGRVDEATHPDSMRATLAEFASTFIFVFAGEGTGLALDRIYKDEAFSAGELLSLALAHAFALFAAVSASMHVSGGHVNPAVTFGALIGGRISVVRAIYYWVAQLLGSIVASLLLRLVTNNMRPGGFHVTSGLGAGHGLILEIVMTFGLMYIVYATAIDPKRGSIGAIAPLAIGLVVGANILVGGPFDGACMNPALAFGPSLVGWRWHYHWIYWVGPLIGAAIAAIMYEYIIIPVEPPHTHQPLAPEDY
- the LOC112751573 gene encoding uncharacterized protein, whose amino-acid sequence is MVVRFNPSCLTLYQHPHHSVCFSKQVSVKSSYGRHMKRGGISRPQIEFPSPLGNGEGLRVFVVSDLHTDYAENLNWVKCLNNVKHNVNDILLVAGDVSETYDLFVVTMSLLKERFEHVFYVPGNHDLWCRREGQKYVDSVEKLDKLLEACKALGVETQPMVIGELGIIPLFSWYHESFDREKDITGFHIPPLEMACKDFHACKWPQGLSNGDMSLSMYFDAINDKQLEMMEEVKMKCDHIITFSHFVPRQELCPEKRMLFYPKLPKIIGSDSLEDRIRSIHGAEGRKDSSSACHVFGHTHFCWDAVVDGIRYVQAPLAYPRERKRRMNGGENWLPFCIYAENKFSERLNPCFWSDYYSANPRTPHNTELAPWVARFYRQTHTHTL